CCTGggactggggttggggggagttgCTGAGGTCCCACGACTTCAGGTGAACCCTGCTTccgctctgggcctcagtgcctGGTTCTGAcctgagagacagggacaggTTCCAAATGTGCATGTGACCTTCGCTCACGGTTGCACGTGTGTGCCCACGTGCGTGCGTGCGACAGAGACCGTGGAGGCAGCACGGTGCACACAGTGGGTCGGGGCAGACTCCAGACCCCGGGCTGTTGCCGGGCTTCCTGTGggatgccccacccccactgtcccTGTATCCTGGGTGAGTCTCCTAAGCCCTCGGTGGGGGAGGTCCCACACGAGCACCTGCCACCTGCTGAAGTGCTCGGGGACCTGAGTGCCTGTTCCGCCCAGCATCTGGGGCCCTTCTGGTCTGACCTCTGCCTGTTGCCCTAAGCTCTCTAGCTGGGGCCAGCCCATTATTTGGGGGTGGTCGTTGAGGACGAGGCCCTCCACTCCGTTTCGCTCCCTCCCTCGGCCTCACCCAGAACTCCCTAAGCAGACTTTAGCGTGTCGGGCATGCTCAGTCCGAGGGGCCCAGTGTACCCGGTGTCCCCTGGTCTCTGGTGGTTGTAACTTTGAATAATCATGTTCTCCAACAGGCGGGCCTTGGTTTCTGGAAGGAAAAACCATCGTGTGCTTCTCTTTGTGCTCAGGGCTTGTTGACATTGGGGAAACCGTGCAGTGCCCAGAGGACTTAGCTCCTGATGAGGTTGTGGCGCTGGAGAATCAAGCTGTACTGACCAGCCTGAAGCAGAAGTACCTCACCGTGCTTTCAAACCCCAGGTGGTTACTGGAGCCCATACCCAGGAAAGGCGGAAAGGATATCTTCCAGGTAGACATCCCAGAGCACCTGATGCCCTTGGGGCAGGACGCCTGGCAAGTGCGGAAGGTTACCGAGAAACCGGCTAAATCGTGACCCATCGACTGACTGTCATGCCGCAGACCTACAAGCCAGGTTCAGTCTGAATCAGCCCTGCCACTGTGTGCTGTTCGTGGAAACAGGTCTCTCCACTCAGATGCAGGGGACAGGGCAACGGGACTTTCCTCGTGAGATGCCTGTCTGGGCTCGCCGGCAGTCTCCAGGACTTCGACGTTCGGGATAAAGGGGAAGCGGCCAGTAAATGTCTTGGTGCCGCCACTACTTGAGTCCTGACTTCCGGGTCGTACAGAGACATAGGTCTGAAGACGACCGGTTCGTGTTTCCTCCTCTCGTTGTTTTGCTCAGAACTCATAGGACGTTTGAACAGCATCCAGGGGACCTTGTGGGAAGGCTGGGAGCGGGCGCTAAAGGGGTGTGCAGGGGTGGCCAGCCACGGGTGCCCCCGTTCACCATGACGACAGCATCAGACTGAGACACAGCATCCGTCTGTTCTTACAAATGACTCTTGCTCTGTTGTCAAAGCGTCCCTTGGCCCATGAAGTATGCGTGTTTGACACATCCCACAGCTAGCTACTTCATGGCCAAAGGAAGGATCCTAAATACAGCACCGATGGGAAAATGATTAAGTCGTGTTGTGTATTCTGTGGGAAATCTTTTGTTGTCGTTGTGTGCTTTCTTAGCAAAGTTTCTGGTGGTCCTTACCGATAGGGAAGATGGgctgtccctccccccaacccccaggcacTGACTAGAATGGCCCGTCTCTTCTGAGCAACAAGAAAGTAGCCCCACATCCCTTGGCAGATGGGGTGGCCCTGCTTTTAGGTGGGCCTCTTTGGCAGGCCCCTGGCTCTTGGGCTAGAGGCGCTCAGCTGCTGATCAGAAACTTCCCGGCATCACAGGGGCACCCGTGAGGAAAAGCCCTCCTGTTTCAAACACACGAATGATACGAGGTGACACCCCCAAGGTCAGGAGTGAGGCAGTTCTGTCTCCTGACCCGCGGGCGAGGCTCAGGGGACCAGATCTTCCTGGGCTTGCCTCCTCCATGCTCCCTAGCCAGGTCCTTGGCCGAGGCTGCAAAAACGCTGCCGCTTCGAAGGACAGAGGACAGTAGGGGGCCAGAACCTGTCTCAGGCCAGGATTCCCAGCCTCCCCGGGCTTATCGCATAAGGTGTGTGTAGCATTATACGTGAGAAAGAACACAGATTCGCCATTCTAGTCAGACTGTTTATTTACTCCCGCGGAGTTGTGTTTGTTTCCATTAAAGCCGAAAATAGATTGACGGTTACAGTGGTGAGTTTTTAGCTGTCATCAGTGGCCTGTGAGCCTAGGGACCCGGATTTTCCTTGAAATGTTCACAGAGGGCACACTTGTAATCTGAGGAGCCCTCCTGCTCCTCGTTCTCACTGGGGGCCTCATTTGGGGACATGACTGACAGGGCTGCCAGCAGGATGGAATAACAGGTGTTATACAGAGACATCACCGTACCATAGTCGGGGTAAACTGGGGGGCTGACGGGCAGTTCCCCTGTGTCATCCCTTCTGGCAGTAGCCAGGGGCACAAACATCATGTCCCTGGAGGTGCCCTCCCCACTCAGGCCACCTGGCTCACTCGGGCCATGAGTTGCCATGGCATACCCGGCTGCGCTGCTCAGAGACCAAATGCCAGAGAAGGCGAAGGACTGGCTGCCACTGGGACCCTGAGCATTTGGGGCTGCGCCGAGGACCGTCTTGTCGTCGTTGGCGGGTTCCTCGTGATGGATTCGTGGGGACTGTCTTGTTGCTGCCACCGGCTTCTTTCTCTTTGGAGTTGGTGCACTGGTGTGCCTAGCCAGGTGGTGGTGACTCTCAGGTCACTTTTCCTCTGAATGTTCCTGAGCAGGAAAGGCTTGTCTCTCTGAAAGTTGGCGTTGCGGTAAATCTGAAACGAGATGCGAGATTcatcattttagtcattctgggaGGGAAGATTTGTGTCTGCTGCCACCGAGACTGCCACCTCCttgccctcttctccctcccctccccctcccctccccctcccccttcttcctccccttctcccccatcctcccccttgcctccctctccctcctcttccccccacaatccccttccacctctctccttcctcttcttctcgcccctccccctcctcctcccattcccccctccccccttaccccccccccccccactccctgcccctggatccccccaccaccactccctgcccctggcccctCCCACAGCAGTCATAATGGTCTGGTTCCACTATGGAGAAAAGTTCCTTTTAAGTTGTCTACAAGGCTCACTATGCCCTGGGACCTAACTAAACTCACTGAATAAAGACACATAAAGCCCAGTTGAAGGGATTCACATACCTATTTGACGTTACCTGGCCTCTGAATGTTTAGTCATACCTGCACACTCCATCTAAGGGGGTTGTAGGTTAATAGGAAAGTCTAGACTTTCTCATCTCTCCATAATGTCTCTTGAGAAAGAAAGTTGTCCTCGGAAATTAAACCCTTTCAGTAGATCATTCATCTGGGGTCTACTAGGAAGGTgctgaaaagacagaaaacatggGAAACCAAGGACTTTCTACTTACCAGCATTCTCTTATTCCCTGGGGACTGAATCCCCCAAGGGTCGGTTGCGCGTATTTTGCTGAAGCCGTACAGGTTCAGCAGGCGGATGAAAGTCTTCAAGCTGTCAGTTTCAAAGATTCTCTCCGCGCCTCTGCGGTGAAGAACCTCCCTCCGGAAAAGGTCTTCGTCGATGATCACGGTGTCCCCGGCATCGTTCCAGCGCACGGACGTGAAGGTGTTGTCCTCCAGGATCATCCAAAGCTTTCTTGGGAAGGAGAGCCCAAGAATACTGTTGTTTTCTCCCACGTTGGCAGCGCCTTGGTTTGGGGCCTGTGGTTGTGGGTTGTCTTGGGGGCCTGGATCTTGGATCACTGCTTGGTCCCTATTCATCACCAAAATCTCCCCGGAATCCAAATTTGGATCCTGGGATGAACTAGATGGTAATTCTGGTGCTGGCTCTCCATCATCAGATGGGGCCAGCTTCCCTTTGGGTATCTCCTTAGCACTCTGACTAGCCATGGAGCTAGTCTAGACCAAGAGCACTTTTGCCATGAGAATGTCTCACTGACCTCTCAAGTCGCAAATGCCTTCAGTCAGTATGGGGATGCCCAATATATACCGTCCACAAAATTCTAGAATCTCGTAGTGAGGCAACCAGATACCTAAGTCATCGCCTCTTTATTTGTCATGTGATGTCACAAAGGTGGCTCACAGCTGATCTGGCAAGGCAGCACTGGccaagtgtgggggagggggtgggcacagggcccccagcttctctcttttccaaaagTATATGCAAACATCTGGTTTGAGTTCCCAGGAAGGGCTCCTGTCTGCAGCCAGGAACGTTGTTTCATGGGACCAGGCCCTGGATGGGAAGAGAAACCATGATCCGAGGTCCACTCCCACTCCAGGGATGGGGGAGACAAGTTGCTGGTCTCTCAGATTTGGTCAAGAGCCAGGCCCTGGTTAGTCCTGGCTTGGGCTGCCCCCAAGACTGCCTGGGTCAGATGGACCCTTGGGGTCGGTACCTCTCAGAAGATGGCAATCCCTAGAGGACTTGTCCTAGTCTTACTTGGTAGCCTCCGTTTATTCctacctgccctcccccccccatacttactgctttggtctcttccaaaaTTTCCTGCTGGTTACTTGGTACTGCTCAGAAAGGCCCCAACAAAAAGTCCTGTTTTCATGCCCCTTGTGTCAAGTTGTCCTCAGGGTAGGGTCTCAGTTAGGGCCCCTTTTATGCTGCCCCCACACAATTCCCtttttggtctcttccaactgttcctgctacttagttggtcctgctcagataggccccaacaaagGGTCCTATTTTCTTGTCCCCTGGGTCAAGTTGTCcccagagtagggtctcagttgatgagccccccttttattcctgccccccccacttcctgctttggtctcttccacgTATTCCTGCTGGTTAGTTGCTCCTACGCATATAggccccaacaaagagtcctattttcttcctccaggtcaagttgtcctcaggGCAGGGTTTCAGTTGGTAGTCCCCCATTTATTCCTGCTGCCCCCCCCACACTCAccgctttggtctcttccaactgttcctgctggttagttgCTCCTGCGCAAAGACCCCAAAAGAGACTCCGATTTTCTTGCCCCCTAGGTCAGGTTGTCcccagagtagggtctcagttggtagcctccccttttattcctgtcacccccccccccccacttcatgGTTTGATCTCTTCCATTGTTCGGGCTTGTTAGTTGCTCCTGCTCAAATAggccccaacaaagagtcctgttttcgTGCCCctaggtcaagttgtcctcagaatAGGGTTTCAATCGGTAGCCCCCCATTTATCCCTGTCGCCCTTCCCACAACGTACTGCTTTTGTCTCCTCCAAAGATTCCTGCTGGTTAGTTGTTACTGCTCAGACAGGTCCCAtcaaagagtcctgttttcttgccccctacaataagttgtcctcagagtagggtctcagttggtagccccATTTTATTcctggccccccccccaccacttctTGGTTTGATCTCTTccactgttcctgctggttagttggtcctgctcagataggccccaacaaagagtcctgtttAATTGCCCTCTaagtcaagttgtcctcagagtagagtctcagttggtagccccccTTTTATTGCTGCACCCCCACACTTCCCACGTTGGTCTCCCCCAATTGCTCCTGCTGGTTAGTTGCTCCTGCTCAGCTAAGCCCCAAGAAAGGGTCCCATTTTCTTGTCTTGTCCCCTAGGTCAAATTGTCCCCAGAGTAGGGCCTCAGTTGCTAGCCCACCCTTTTATTCCGGACCCATTAACtaacttcctgctttggtctcttccagctGTCCCACTGGTTAGTTGGtgctgctcagataggccccaacaagggtcctgttttcttgccccaGGTCAAATTGTCCTCAGAGTACATTCCTACTTGGTAGCCCCActtctatttctgcccctcccccacttcccgcTTTGGTCTGCTCCACTGTTCCTGCTGGTGAGTTGCTCCTGCTTAGGAGCTCCTGCTCCTGTTTATTTGCCCCAACAAATAGTCCAATTTTCTTCCCCCTaagtcaagttgtcctcagaatATGGTCTCAGTTGGTAGCCTCCGCTTTTATTCCTACCCCTCCCCACACTTTCTGCTTAGCTGTCTAACACCTGGTCCTGCTGGTGAGTTGTTCCTCCTCAGATAGTCCCCAAGAAAGACTCCTATTTTCTTGCACccaggtcaagttgtcctcagaatAGGGTTTCAGTTTGTAGCCCCCCTTTCATTCCCTCTCCCGCACTTCCCAATTTGTGTCTTCCAACTattcctgctggttagttggtcctgctcagatagggcccaacaaagagtcctcttttctttctcccaggtCAAGTTGTCATCAGAGTAGGGAGTCAGTTGGTGGACCCCCTTTTGTTCCTACCACCCACCCCACGCTTCCTGCTTTGGTGTTTTCGAACTGTTCCTGCTGGTTGGTTGGTCCTGCTCAGAAAGGCTCCAACTGTGAGTCCTATTTTCATTCCCCTAGGTCAACCTGATCTCAGAGTAGGATTTCAGATGGTAGCCTCCTTTCTATTCCTAccactccccccacacacacacacttcctggtTTGGTCTattccaactgttcctgctggttagttggtcctgctcagatagtcCCCAACAATGACTCCTATTTTCTTGCCCACAGGTAAATTTGCCCTCAGAGTAGGGTTTCAGTTGGTagccccccttttattcctgctgcCTTTGCCCCACACTTCCTGCTTTGCTGTCTTCCAACTCTTCCTGCTGATTAGATAGTACTGCTCAGATAGGCCAGAAGGAAGAGCCCTGGTTTCTTGCCCGTAGGTCACCTTGTCCATAGAGTAGGATCTCAGTTGGTGTCCACTTTTATTCCTGCCTCcccacttcctgctttggtctcttccaactgttcctaCTATTTAGTTGGTCCTTCACAGATAGCCCCAAAGAAAGAGTCctgtttcttcccccccccccccaccaggtcATGTATTCCCCAGAGTAtggtctcagttggtagcccccccttttattcctgcctcCCCACATTCTGCTTTGGTCTCTAACAACTGTTCCTGATGggtagttggtcctgctcagaaaGGCCCCAACAAGGAGTCCTATTTTCTTGTCCCAGATCAAGCTCTCCTCAGAGTAAGGTTTCACTTGGAAGCACCCCTTTTGTTcctaccgcccccccccacacacttcatgctttgttcttttccaactgttcctgcttGTTAGTTAGTCCTGATCAGATAGGCCCCAAGAAAAAGTCCTGTTTCCGTGCCCCCAGGGCTAGTTGTTCTCCGACTGGATTTTCAGTTGGAAGCCCACTTTGCATTCCTGCCCAGGAcacacttcctgctttggtctcttccaactatTCCTCttggttagttggtcctgctcatgTAGGCCCAAACAAAGATTCCTCTTTTCTTGCCCccaggtcaagttgtcctcagagtagggtctcagaTGATAGCCCCCCTTTtatttctgcctcctcccacttTCTGCTTTGGTCTCTTACAACTATTCCTGATGGTTAGTTGGTCCTACTCAGATGGGCCCCAAGAAAGAGTCCTCTTTTCTTGCCCCCGAGGCCCAGTTTCCCTCAGAGTAGGGTTTCCTTTGGGTGCCCCAGTTTTATTCCTGCTCCACCCGACACTTCCCTAGGTGGTCTCTTCAACTGCTCAGGCTGGTTAGTTGATCCTGCTAAGATAGGCCCCAGGAAAGAGccctgttttcttgccccctagGTCACATTGTCTTCAGAGAAGCATATCAGTAGGTAGCCCCCTTTTTATTCCTACCCCCTCCGCACACTTTCTGCTTAGCTATCTAACACCTGTTCCTACTGGTGAGTTGGTCCTCCTCAGATAGTCCCTACAAAGTGTCCTATTTTCTTGCCCCCAAGTCAAGTTGTCCTCGGAGTAGGGTTTCAGTTGGTAGGCCCTCTTTTATTCCCTCTCCCACACTTCCCGCTTCCGTCCCTTCCAACTATTCCTGCTGCTTAGTTGGTCCTGTGCAGATACGCCCAACAAAGAGTCCTAATTACTTGCCCCCCAGGTCAAATTGTCCCCAGAGTAAGGTCTTAGTTGTTGGCgtccccttttattcctgcaccccctacttcctgctttggtctcttccaacagTTCCTGCTGCTTACTTGGTCCTGCTCAGGTAGACCCCAATAAAGACTCCTATTTTCTTGCCCCCTGGTCAATTTGTCCTCAAAGTAGGGTTTCAGTTGGCAGCCCCACTTTTATTCCTGCTGCCTCACCCACACAATGCCTGCTTTGGTCCCCTCCAACTGTTCCCTCTAGGTAGTTGGTCCTACTCAGAACCCCCCCCACAATTCCTGTTTCCTTGCCCCCAGGGCATGTTTTCCTCAGAGGTGTGTTTCCGTTGGTAgtcccccttttattcctgccccCACACACTTCCccctttggtctcttccaactacTTTGGTAacttggtcctgctcagataggccccaacaaagagtcctgttttcttggccCCAGGTTACATGGTCCTCAGAGTAGGGCCTTAGTTGGTAGCCCCACTTTAATGCTGCCACCCCACTTCAAGCTCTTGTCTTCTGCAACTGTTCCTGCTGATTAGTTGGGCCTTGTTAGATAGGCTGCAGCAAAGAGTCCGGTTTCCTTGCCCCCTAGgccaagttgtcctcagagtagggtctcagtttgTAGGCCCCCTTTTATTCCTACCCCCTCTGCACACTTTCTGCTTAGCTGTCTAACAACTGTTCCTACTGGTGAGCTGGTCCTCCTCAGATAGTCCCAACAAAGAGTCCCGTTTTCTTACCCCCATGTCAAGTTGTCTTCAGAGTAGCGTTTCAGTTTATAGCCccccttttattctctctcccccacttcctgctttggtctcttccaccTATTCCTGCTGCTTAGTTGGTCTTGCACAGATAGGGCCCAACAAAGAGTCCTCTTTACTTGCCCCCTAGGTCAAGTTGTCCCCAGAGTAAGGTCTTAGTTGTtagcccccccccctttattccTGGGCCAACAGTTCttgctggttagttggtcctaCTCAGGTAGGCCGCAACAATCAGTCCTATTTTCATGTCCTTATGTCATGTTGTCCTCAAAGTAGGGTTTCTGTCGGTAGCCCCCTTTTTATTCCTGCCACCCCCTTACACACActtcctcatttcttctctcGTAATGGTTCCTGCTGGTGAGTTGGTCCTGCTCATGTAGGCCCGAAacaagagtcctgttttcttgccccctaggtcaatttgtcctcagagtagggtctcagttggttgCCTCCCTTTTTCTCCCGCATCCCCAcatcctgctttggtctctcACAACTGCTGCTATTGGTTCATTGGTCCTGCTAAGATAGGCCCCAACAAAGGGTCCTGTTTTCATGCCCCCAGATCAAGTTATCCTCAGAGCAGGGTCTCAGTTGGTAGGCCCTCTTTTATAcctgccctccccacttcctggTCTCTTCCAACTGCTCCTGCCGGTTAGTTGTTCCTGGTCAGATAAGCCCCAACAAAGAGGTCTGTTTTCTTGCTCCAGGTCAAAtggtcctcagagtagggtctcagttggtagccccACTTTTATTGATGCCTCCCCTCACTTCCAGCTTTGATCTGCTCCAAAGgttcctgctggttagttggtcctgTTCAGATAGACTCCAACAAAGAGTCTTGTTTTCTTGCCCCCATGTCAgtttgtcctcagagtagggtttcAGCTGGTAGCCCCTTTTTATTCCTGCACCCCCTCACACACTTCcagctttggtctcttccaactgttcctgctggttagttggtcctgctcagataggcccaaAAAAGagtcctggttttttttttcccactaggtCAAGTTGATCTCACAGTAGGTCCTCAGTTGGTAGACCCCCTTTGATTGCCTCCACCAAACACCTGCCGCATTGGTCTGTTCCAACTGTATCTGCTGGTTAGTTGGTTCTTCTCAGATGGGCCGCAACAAAGAGTCCATTTCTCATGACCCCTAGATGAAGTTATCCTCAGAGTATGGTCTCTGTTGGTTGTACCCCTTCTATTCCTGCCACCCCCCTCTGCCTGCTTTGGTATGTTCCAACTGTATCTGCTGGTTAGTTGGTTGTCTTCAGATAGGCCCCAAGAAAATGTCCTATTTTCTTGCCCTCTAGGTCAAGTTTTCtgcagagtagggtctcagtttgTAGCTTCCCCATttattccgcccccccccccacttcctcctttgGTTTAATCCAATTTTTCCTGCTGGTTGGTTactcctgctcagataggccccccaaaagagtcctgttttcttcttgCCCCAGGTCAAGTTCTCCTCCGAGTAGGGTTTCAGTTTGTGGCCCCCCTATTGTTTTCTCCCCCCACGCTTCccgctttggtctcttccagctggtcctgctggttagttggtcctgctcaggtAGGTCCCAACTAAGAGCCCTGTTTCTTGCCCCCAATGTCAACTTGTCTGAAGAACAGGTTCTCAGTTGGCAGCCTCCCTTTTTTCCTGCCCCCCaatcctgctttggtctcttccagctGTTCCTGTTAGTTAGTTGGTCCTACTCAGATAGGCCGGAACCAATAGTCCTGTTTTCTTGTCCCCTATATCGAGTTGTCttcagagtagggtctcagtcgGTGGCCCCCCTTTTATTCCTACCCTTCTGCACATGTTCTACTTGGCTGTCTAACAACTGTTCCTACCGGTGAGCTGGGCCTCCTCAGATagtcccaacaaagagtcctgttttcttggccCCAGGTTACATGGTCCTCAGAGTAAGGCCTTAGTTGGTAGCCCCACCTTAACGCTGCCACCCTGCTTCAAGCTTCTGTCTtctccaactgttcctgctgatTAGTTGGGCCTTGTTAGATAGGCCGCAGCAAAGAGTCCTGTTTCCTTGCCCCCTAGGTCTAGTTGTCCTCAGAGTATGGTCTCAGTTGGTAGCCTCCCCTTTTATTCCTAACCCTTCTGCACACGTTCTGCTTGGCTGTCTAACAACTGTTCCTACTGGTGAGCTGGCCCTCCTCAGATagtcccaacaaagagtcctgttttcttgatcAAGATCTGTTTTTCCAGATCAAGATGTCCTCAGAGTAGCGTTTCAGTTTGTAGCCccccttttattctctctcccccacttcccactTTGATCTCTTCCAACTATTCCTGCTGGTTACTTGGTCTTGCTCAGATAGGGCCCAACAAAGAGTCCTCTTTACTTGCCCCCTAGGTCAAGTTGTCCCCAGAGTAAGGTCTTAGTTGTTAGCCCCCTTTTATTCCTGTACCCCctacttcctgctttggtctcttccaacagTTCCTGCTgcttagttggtcctgctcagataggccccaaagaagagtcctgttttcttactccctaggtcaagttgtcctcagagtagggtctcagttggtagccctGCTTTTATTcccgcaccccccccacacacatttccTGCATTGTTCTCTTCCAAATGTTCCTACTGCTTAGGTGGTCCTGCTCACATAGGCCCCAACTTAGAGTCCTGATTTCTTGTCCCAtaggtcaagttgtcctcagagtcgGGTCTCAGTTTTTAGCCCCCCTGTTAtaactgccccacccccacatcccgcttgctctcttccaactgttcctgctggttagcTGGTCCTGCTTAGATAGGCCCCAgccaagagtcctgttttcttgccccaggacaagttgtcctcagagtaagTTCTCAGTTGGTAgtcccccttttattcctgcccctccctcacttctcgctttggtctcttccaactgctCCTGTTGGTTAGTTGTTCCTGGTCAGGTAGGcccccaacaaagagtcctgttttcttgcctcctgagtcaagttgtcctcagagtcgGGTCTCAGTTGGTTGCTCCCCTTTtattcccaccccccacacacttcCCTATTTGGTCTCTTCTAACTGTTCCTTCtagttagttggtcctgctcaccTATGTCCCAACACAGAGTCCAGTTTTCTTGCCCCCTAGGTTAAGTTGccctcagagtagggtctcagttggtagccccccCCAACTTCTGCCCACCCCCG
The Prionailurus bengalensis isolate Pbe53 unplaced genomic scaffold, Fcat_Pben_1.1_paternal_pri Un_scaffold_100, whole genome shotgun sequence DNA segment above includes these coding regions:
- the LOC122478590 gene encoding protein EOLA1; the protein is MKFGCLSFRQPYAGFVLNGVKTLETRWRPLLSSHRNRTIAIHIAHRDWEDTAWRELLAERLGMTPAQIQALLLEGEKYGRGVIAGLVDIGETVQCPEDLAPDEVVALENQAVLTSLKQKYLTVLSNPRWLLEPIPRKGGKDIFQVDIPEHLMPLGQDAWQVRKVTEKPAKS
- the LOC122478589 gene encoding heat shock transcription factor, X-linked member 3-like, producing the protein MASQSAKEIPKGKLAPSDDGEPAPELPSSSSQDPNLDSGEILVMNRDQAVIQDPGPQDNPQPQAPNQGAANVGENNSILGLSFPRKLWMILEDNTFTSVRWNDAGDTVIIDEDLFRREVLHRRGAERIFETDSLKTFIRLLNLYGFSKIRATDPWGIQSPGNKRMLIYRNANFQRDKPFLLRNIQRKSDLRVTTTWLGTPVHQLQRERSRWQQQDSPHESITRNPPTTTRRSSAQPQMLRVPVAASPSPSLAFGL